From the genome of Bradyrhizobium elkanii USDA 76, one region includes:
- the oxc gene encoding oxalyl-CoA decarboxylase — protein sequence MLNTATKSEAPGTEQELTDGFHLVIDALKLNGIDTIYGVPGIPITDLGRMAQAAGIRVLSFRHEQNAGYAASIAGFLTKRPGVCLTVSAPGFLNGLTALAHATTNCFPMILVSGSSEREIVDLQQGDYEEMDQLAIAKPLCKAAFRVLHAQDIGIGLARAIRAAVSGRPGGVYLDLPAKLFSQVMNADAGQKSLVKVIDAAPEQIPSPSSVKRALDVLKSARRPLIILGKGAAYAQADEAIKKFVEKSGVPFLPMSMAKGLLPDLHPQCAGAARSTVLKEADVVMLIGARLNWLLSHGKGKTWGEAPKKFIQVDIEPKEMDSNVEIVAPVVGDIGSCVSAFLDAMGANWTAAPSDWLSTVSKKRDDNVAKMAPKLMSNASPMDYHGALGALRAIIAERPDTIFVNEGANTLDLARGVVDMHKPRKRLDVGTWGVMGIGMGYSIAAAVETGLPVLAVEGDSAFGFSGMEVETICRYKLPICVVIFNNDGIYRGTDVNGAGDDPATTVFVKGSRYDKMMEAFGGVGVNATSPDELKRAVNAALDSGKPTLINAVIDPAAGSESGRIGNLNPQSVLQKKK from the coding sequence ATGCTGAATACCGCTACGAAGTCCGAGGCACCGGGCACCGAGCAAGAACTGACCGATGGCTTCCATCTCGTCATCGATGCGCTCAAGCTCAACGGCATCGACACCATCTATGGCGTGCCGGGTATCCCGATCACGGACCTGGGCCGCATGGCCCAGGCGGCGGGCATTCGCGTGCTCTCGTTCCGCCACGAGCAGAATGCCGGCTATGCGGCTTCGATCGCCGGCTTCCTGACCAAGCGGCCCGGCGTCTGCCTCACGGTGTCGGCGCCCGGCTTCCTCAACGGCCTCACCGCGCTCGCCCACGCCACCACCAACTGCTTCCCGATGATCCTGGTCTCGGGCTCGTCCGAGCGCGAAATCGTCGACCTGCAGCAGGGCGACTATGAAGAGATGGATCAGCTCGCGATCGCCAAGCCGCTGTGCAAGGCGGCGTTCCGCGTGCTGCACGCCCAGGACATCGGCATCGGCCTCGCGCGCGCGATCCGCGCCGCAGTGTCGGGCCGTCCGGGCGGCGTCTATCTCGACCTGCCCGCAAAACTGTTCTCGCAGGTGATGAACGCCGACGCCGGTCAGAAGTCGCTGGTCAAGGTGATCGACGCCGCGCCCGAGCAGATCCCCTCCCCGTCTTCGGTCAAGCGCGCGCTGGACGTCCTGAAGAGCGCAAGACGTCCGCTCATCATCCTCGGCAAGGGCGCGGCCTATGCGCAGGCGGACGAGGCGATCAAGAAATTCGTCGAGAAGAGCGGCGTGCCGTTCCTGCCGATGAGCATGGCCAAGGGCCTGCTGCCCGACCTGCATCCGCAATGCGCGGGTGCGGCACGCTCGACCGTGCTGAAGGAAGCCGACGTCGTGATGCTGATCGGCGCCCGGCTCAACTGGCTGCTCTCGCATGGCAAGGGCAAGACCTGGGGTGAAGCCCCGAAGAAGTTCATCCAGGTCGACATCGAGCCGAAGGAAATGGATTCCAACGTCGAGATCGTCGCCCCCGTGGTCGGCGATATCGGCTCCTGCGTGTCGGCGTTCCTCGACGCCATGGGCGCGAACTGGACCGCGGCGCCGTCCGACTGGCTCTCGACCGTCAGCAAGAAGCGCGACGACAACGTCGCCAAGATGGCGCCGAAGCTGATGAGCAACGCTTCGCCGATGGATTACCACGGCGCGCTCGGCGCGCTGCGCGCGATCATCGCGGAACGTCCGGACACCATCTTCGTCAACGAGGGCGCCAACACGCTCGACCTCGCCCGCGGCGTCGTCGACATGCACAAGCCGCGCAAGCGGCTCGACGTCGGCACCTGGGGCGTGATGGGCATCGGCATGGGCTATTCGATCGCCGCCGCGGTCGAGACCGGCCTGCCCGTGCTCGCGGTCGAAGGCGACAGCGCGTTCGGGTTCTCGGGCATGGAGGTCGAGACCATCTGCCGCTACAAGCTGCCGATCTGCGTCGTGATCTTCAACAATGACGGCATCTATCGCGGCACCGACGTGAACGGCGCCGGCGACGATCCGGCGACCACCGTGTTCGTCAAGGGCTCGCGCTACGACAAGATGATGGAAGCCTTCGGCGGCGTCGGCGTCAACGCCACCTCGCCGGACGAGTTGAAGCGCGCGGTCAATGCGGCGCTGGATTCCGGCAAGCCGACGCTGATCAACGCGGTGATCGATCCGGCAGCGGGCTCGGAGAGCGGCCGCATCGGCAACCTCAATCCGCAGAGCGTTCTGCAGAAGAAGAAGTAA
- a CDS encoding MFS transporter → MAAEPNSPSPPARIPTGVWALGFVSMLMDISSEMIHALLPVYLVTVLGTSMVTVGFIEGIAEATASITKIFSGALSDWLGKRKLLAAIGYGIAAFTKPVFPLAPTVDWLIAARFIDRVGKGIRGAPRDALVADIAPAELRGASFGLRQSLDTVGAFVGPLLAIALMWVSADNFHAVFWLAVVPAFLSLAVIVVAVEEPRRHADDGGTKNPLSLAAAKQLGESYWRVVGIGVVFTLARFSEAFLILRAQNVGLGAMWIPAVLVLMNIVYALSAYPAGVLSDRINRTGLLALGLVCLAAADLALATLANLGGLALGVILWGLHMGLTQGLFATLIADASPASLRGTAYGYFNLSTGVAMLGSSVIAGALWDAFGPAATFLSGLAFTLLSLAGLLAIDTSGKGANDRDP, encoded by the coding sequence GTGGCGGCCGAACCCAACTCACCTTCCCCGCCGGCCCGGATTCCGACGGGCGTCTGGGCGCTGGGTTTCGTGTCGATGCTAATGGACATCTCCTCGGAGATGATCCACGCGCTACTGCCGGTCTATCTCGTCACCGTGCTCGGCACCTCGATGGTGACGGTCGGCTTCATCGAAGGCATCGCGGAAGCCACCGCCTCGATCACAAAGATATTCTCAGGCGCACTGTCCGACTGGCTTGGCAAGCGCAAGCTGCTGGCCGCGATCGGCTACGGAATTGCCGCCTTCACCAAGCCGGTGTTTCCGCTGGCGCCGACCGTCGACTGGCTGATCGCCGCCCGCTTCATTGACCGGGTCGGCAAAGGCATACGTGGCGCGCCACGCGATGCGCTCGTCGCCGATATCGCGCCCGCCGAATTGCGCGGCGCGAGCTTTGGGCTTCGGCAATCGCTCGACACCGTCGGTGCCTTCGTAGGTCCCCTGCTCGCCATCGCCCTGATGTGGGTCAGCGCCGATAATTTCCACGCGGTGTTCTGGCTCGCCGTGGTTCCGGCGTTTCTCTCGCTTGCCGTGATCGTCGTTGCCGTCGAAGAGCCGAGACGTCATGCCGACGATGGCGGGACAAAAAATCCCCTGAGCCTCGCCGCTGCGAAGCAACTCGGGGAATCCTACTGGCGCGTGGTCGGGATCGGCGTCGTCTTCACGCTCGCCCGCTTCAGCGAAGCGTTTCTGATCCTGCGCGCACAAAATGTCGGACTTGGCGCGATGTGGATCCCCGCGGTGCTGGTGCTGATGAACATCGTCTATGCGCTATCGGCCTATCCGGCCGGCGTGCTGTCCGACCGGATCAACCGCACTGGCCTGCTCGCACTCGGGCTCGTCTGCCTTGCTGCCGCCGATCTCGCGCTGGCGACCCTTGCGAATCTCGGCGGGCTGGCGCTCGGCGTCATCCTTTGGGGCTTGCACATGGGACTGACGCAAGGCCTGTTCGCAACGCTGATCGCCGATGCCTCGCCCGCTTCGCTGCGTGGCACCGCCTACGGGTATTTCAACCTGTCGACCGGCGTCGCGATGCTTGGCTCAAGTGTTATCGCAGGCGCGCTGTGGGACGCATTTGGGCCCGCCGCCACCTTCCTGAGCGGTCTTGCCTTTACCCTGCTGTCGCTCGCCGGGCTGCTTGCCATCGATACGAGCGGCAAGGGTGCGAACGATCGAGACCCTTGA
- a CDS encoding GntR family transcriptional regulator, whose translation MADTDIAIVRIAPETSFKNKAYEALKEAILKMDIYATPEPVMLDERALSERLGVSRTPIREAIAMLEQDGFVKTVPRRGIVVVRRTKAEIVDMIRAWAALESMAARLITTTARKKDISALRDFFKDFSADRLPQDHVEEYSKANIAFHQALISLSESPVLVDLTNDLLLHVRGYRQLTIGRKDRTATSLPEHLGIIEALEARDTELAEKRARDHTLGLAAYVEAHGQELFT comes from the coding sequence ATGGCTGACACAGATATCGCCATCGTCCGGATCGCGCCGGAGACGAGCTTCAAGAACAAGGCCTATGAAGCCTTGAAGGAAGCGATCCTGAAGATGGACATCTACGCGACGCCGGAGCCGGTGATGCTCGACGAGCGCGCACTGTCCGAGCGCCTCGGTGTCAGCCGCACGCCGATCCGCGAAGCGATCGCGATGCTCGAGCAGGACGGATTCGTGAAGACCGTGCCGCGCCGCGGCATCGTCGTGGTCCGCCGCACCAAGGCGGAGATCGTCGACATGATCCGCGCCTGGGCGGCCCTGGAGAGCATGGCGGCGCGCCTGATCACGACCACCGCGCGCAAGAAGGACATCTCGGCGCTGCGCGACTTCTTCAAGGACTTCAGCGCCGATCGCCTGCCGCAGGATCACGTCGAGGAATATTCCAAGGCCAACATCGCCTTCCACCAGGCGCTGATCTCGCTGTCGGAATCGCCGGTTCTGGTCGACCTCACCAATGACCTGCTGCTGCATGTGCGCGGCTATCGCCAGCTCACGATCGGCCGCAAGGACCGCACCGCGACCTCGCTGCCCGAGCATCTCGGGATCATCGAGGCGCTGGAAGCGCGCGACACCGAGCTTGCCGAGAAACGCGCGCGCGACCACACGCTTGGGCTTGCCGCCTATGTCGAGGCGCACGGCCAGGAATTATTCACGTAG
- the frc gene encoding formyl-CoA transferase: MTKALKGVRILDFTHVQSGPTCTQLLAWFGADVIKVERPGVGDITRGQLQDIPNVDSLYFTMLNHNKRSITLDTKNPKGKEVLTALIKQCDVLVENFGPGVLDRMGFPWEKIQAINPKMIVASIKGFGPGPYEDCKVYENVAQCTGGAASTTGFRDGLPLVTGAQIGDSGTGLHLALGIVTALYQRTHSGKGQRVTAAMQDGVLNLARVKLRDQQRLAHGPLKEYSQFGEGIPFGDAVPRAGNDSGGGQPGRILKCKGWETDPNAYIYFITQAPVWEKICDVIGEPTWKTDPNYAKPPARLPRLNEIFGRIEQWTMTKTKFEAMEILNKDDIPCGPILSMKEIAEDQSLRATGTVVEVDHPTRGKYVSVGNPIKLSDSPSDVQRSPLLGEHTDEILREVLGFSDHQVAEIHDSGALDPPRKQAAE; this comes from the coding sequence ATGACCAAGGCGCTGAAGGGCGTTCGCATTCTCGATTTCACCCACGTCCAGTCGGGTCCGACCTGCACGCAATTGCTGGCCTGGTTCGGCGCCGACGTGATCAAGGTCGAGCGTCCCGGCGTCGGCGACATCACGCGCGGCCAGCTGCAGGACATCCCGAACGTGGACAGCCTGTATTTCACCATGCTGAACCACAACAAGCGCTCGATCACGCTCGACACCAAGAACCCGAAGGGCAAGGAAGTGTTGACCGCGCTGATCAAGCAGTGCGACGTGCTGGTCGAGAATTTCGGCCCCGGCGTGCTCGATCGCATGGGCTTCCCCTGGGAGAAGATCCAGGCCATCAACCCGAAGATGATCGTCGCCTCGATCAAGGGCTTCGGCCCGGGCCCGTATGAAGACTGCAAGGTCTACGAGAACGTCGCGCAGTGCACCGGCGGCGCCGCCTCGACCACCGGCTTCCGCGACGGCCTGCCGCTGGTCACCGGCGCGCAGATCGGCGACAGCGGCACCGGCCTGCATCTCGCGCTCGGCATCGTCACCGCGCTGTACCAGCGCACCCACTCCGGCAAGGGCCAGCGCGTCACCGCCGCGATGCAGGACGGCGTGCTCAACCTCGCCCGCGTCAAGCTGCGCGACCAGCAGCGCCTCGCCCACGGTCCGCTGAAGGAATACAGCCAGTTCGGCGAAGGCATTCCGTTCGGCGATGCCGTGCCGCGCGCCGGCAACGATTCCGGCGGCGGCCAGCCCGGCCGCATCCTGAAGTGCAAGGGCTGGGAGACCGACCCGAACGCCTACATCTACTTCATCACCCAGGCCCCGGTCTGGGAGAAGATCTGCGACGTGATCGGCGAGCCGACCTGGAAGACCGATCCGAACTACGCCAAGCCGCCGGCCCGCCTGCCGCGCCTCAACGAGATCTTCGGCCGCATCGAGCAGTGGACGATGACCAAGACCAAGTTCGAGGCGATGGAGATCCTCAACAAGGACGACATCCCCTGCGGTCCGATCCTGTCGATGAAGGAGATCGCCGAAGACCAGTCGCTGCGCGCGACCGGCACCGTGGTCGAGGTCGATCACCCGACCCGCGGCAAGTACGTCTCGGTCGGCAACCCGATCAAGCTGTCGGATTCGCCGAGCGACGTTCAGCGCTCGCCGCTGCTCGGCGAGCACACCGACGAGATCCTGCGCGAGGTGCTCGGCTTCTCTGATCACCAGGTTGCCGAGATCCACGACTCCGGCGCCCTCGACCCGCCGCGCAAGCAGGCGGCGGAGTAA
- a CDS encoding acetate--CoA ligase family protein, protein MSNSKDAVRKILDAVKADKRTSLTAPEGKVVCDAYGIPVPKEGVAKSAAEAARIASDMGFPVVMKIVSPDILHKTEAGGVVVGVKSAAEAEKSYETILANARKYKADAKIEGIQVQQMLGGGTEVIVGSITDGSFGKLVAFGLGGVLVEILKDITFRLAPATKEDALSMLDGIQAHEMLKGVRGGDPVNREALADVIVKVSQLVSDFPEIVELDLNPVFATSKNAIAADVRIVVDFNYKPRPAPRPTEEIVAAMNRIMQPKGVAVIGASAEDGKIGNSVMKNLINGGYKGEIYPIHPKAAEILGYKAYKSVKDVPGVIDTAVFAIPAKFVAGALAECGEKKIPGAVLIPSGFAEAGAPELQAEIVEVGKKYNIRLMGPNIYGFYYTPANLCATFCTAYDVKGHAALSSQSGGIGMAIIGFSRSAKMGVSAIVGLGNKSDIDEDDLLAFFEQDPNTNLIAQHCEDLKDGRAFAEAAKRVSKKKPVVVLKAGRTSAGAKAASSHTGALAGNDKIYEDVFKQSGVIRARSLRQLLEFARGVPVLPTPKGENVLIITGAGGSGVLLSDSVVDNGLSLMQMPPDLDAAFRKFIPPFGAAGNPVDITGGEPPITYVNTVKLGLSDERIHALILGYWHTIVTPPMVFARNMVEVKKEMEAKGFVKPIVASLAGDVEVEEAAEYLYQNGIPAYAYSTELPVEVLGAKYKWARGAGLL, encoded by the coding sequence ATGTCAAATTCGAAGGATGCGGTCCGCAAAATTCTCGATGCGGTCAAGGCCGACAAGCGCACGAGCCTCACCGCGCCTGAAGGCAAGGTGGTGTGCGATGCCTACGGCATTCCGGTGCCGAAAGAGGGCGTCGCCAAGTCGGCGGCCGAGGCCGCCCGCATCGCCTCCGACATGGGCTTCCCGGTCGTGATGAAGATCGTCTCGCCCGACATCCTCCACAAGACCGAGGCCGGCGGCGTGGTGGTCGGCGTCAAGAGCGCCGCCGAGGCCGAGAAGAGCTACGAGACCATTCTGGCCAACGCCAGGAAGTACAAGGCCGACGCCAAGATCGAGGGCATCCAGGTCCAGCAGATGCTGGGCGGCGGTACCGAGGTGATCGTTGGCTCGATCACCGACGGCTCGTTCGGCAAGCTGGTCGCCTTCGGTCTCGGCGGTGTGCTGGTCGAGATCCTCAAGGACATCACCTTCCGCCTCGCGCCGGCGACCAAGGAAGATGCATTGTCGATGCTCGACGGCATCCAGGCCCATGAGATGCTGAAGGGCGTGCGCGGCGGCGATCCGGTCAACCGCGAGGCGCTCGCCGACGTCATCGTCAAGGTGTCGCAGCTGGTCAGCGATTTCCCCGAGATCGTCGAGCTCGACCTCAACCCGGTGTTCGCCACCAGCAAGAACGCGATCGCCGCCGACGTCCGCATTGTTGTCGACTTCAACTACAAGCCGCGTCCGGCACCGCGTCCGACCGAAGAGATCGTCGCTGCGATGAACCGCATCATGCAGCCGAAGGGCGTTGCGGTGATCGGCGCCTCCGCCGAGGACGGCAAGATCGGCAACTCCGTGATGAAGAACCTCATCAACGGCGGCTACAAGGGCGAGATCTATCCGATCCATCCGAAGGCCGCCGAAATCCTCGGCTACAAGGCCTACAAGAGCGTCAAGGACGTGCCCGGCGTGATCGACACGGCGGTGTTTGCGATCCCGGCGAAGTTCGTCGCCGGCGCGCTCGCCGAATGCGGCGAGAAGAAAATCCCCGGTGCGGTGCTGATTCCCTCGGGCTTTGCCGAGGCCGGCGCGCCCGAGCTGCAGGCCGAGATCGTCGAGGTCGGCAAGAAGTACAATATCCGCCTGATGGGGCCGAACATCTACGGCTTCTATTATACCCCGGCCAATCTCTGCGCCACGTTCTGCACCGCCTATGACGTCAAGGGCCATGCCGCGCTGTCGTCGCAGTCGGGCGGCATCGGCATGGCGATCATCGGCTTCTCGCGCTCGGCCAAGATGGGCGTGTCGGCGATCGTCGGCCTCGGCAACAAGTCCGACATCGACGAGGACGATCTGCTCGCCTTCTTTGAGCAGGATCCCAACACCAACCTGATCGCGCAGCACTGCGAGGACCTCAAGGACGGCCGCGCCTTCGCGGAGGCCGCCAAGCGGGTCTCCAAGAAGAAGCCGGTGGTCGTGCTCAAGGCCGGCCGCACCTCGGCCGGTGCGAAGGCGGCGTCGTCGCACACCGGCGCGCTCGCCGGCAACGACAAGATCTACGAGGACGTGTTCAAGCAGTCGGGCGTGATCCGCGCGCGTTCGCTTCGGCAACTGCTGGAATTCGCCCGCGGCGTGCCGGTGCTGCCGACGCCGAAGGGCGAGAACGTGCTGATCATCACCGGCGCCGGCGGCTCCGGCGTGCTGCTCTCCGACTCCGTGGTCGACAACGGCCTGTCGCTGATGCAGATGCCGCCGGATCTCGATGCGGCGTTCCGCAAGTTCATCCCGCCGTTCGGCGCGGCCGGAAATCCTGTGGATATCACCGGCGGCGAGCCGCCGATCACCTATGTCAACACCGTGAAGCTCGGCCTGTCGGACGAGCGCATCCACGCTCTGATCCTCGGCTACTGGCACACCATCGTGACGCCGCCGATGGTGTTCGCGCGCAACATGGTCGAGGTGAAGAAGGAGATGGAGGCCAAGGGCTTCGTCAAGCCGATCGTCGCCTCGCTCGCCGGCGACGTCGAGGTCGAGGAAGCCGCCGAATATCTCTACCAGAACGGCATCCCGGCCTACGCCTATTCGACCGAACTCCCGGTAGAGGTGCTCGGCGCCAAGTACAAGTGGGCCCGCGGCGCCGGCCTGCTCTGA
- a CDS encoding helix-turn-helix domain-containing protein yields the protein MLVPIVVNLDVMLAKRKRRLGDLADAIGISIQNLSILKTGKAKAMRFSTLSAICRELDCRPGDILEYVPGDEGGDGESGEGG from the coding sequence ATGCTTGTGCCCATCGTGGTGAACCTCGATGTCATGCTCGCAAAGCGCAAGCGCCGCCTCGGAGACCTCGCGGACGCGATCGGCATTTCGATCCAGAACCTGTCGATCCTGAAAACCGGCAAGGCGAAAGCGATGCGCTTCTCGACGCTGTCGGCAATCTGCCGCGAGCTGGACTGCCGGCCGGGCGATATCCTGGAATATGTGCCGGGTGATGAGGGGGGCGACGGCGAGAGCGGCGAGGGTGGTTGA
- a CDS encoding sterol desaturase family protein, translated as MELAARGMTDRQRKYRATYRERVVGWYNGWLHVVLIYTIGFTALYVYLANVHDVRWWEYLTIPVVFLIANFFEWAVHRFVMHRPSNVPLLRAVYSRHTLMHHQFFTEEEMRFADHHDWRVTFFPPYALVVFTLMSIPPAIVAGLGISANTGWLLIATTTSMYLIYEFMHFCCHVEENAFVRNMPFVNTIRRHHTAHHNQSIMMERNMNLTFPVMDYVFGTSDLNRGLLGHIFNGYSTRYVKTDMRRTARTPRVVAKQQSMPHAAA; from the coding sequence ATGGAGTTGGCTGCAAGAGGGATGACCGACCGCCAGCGCAAATATCGCGCGACCTACCGCGAGCGCGTGGTGGGCTGGTACAATGGCTGGCTGCATGTCGTGCTGATCTACACGATCGGCTTCACGGCGCTGTACGTCTATCTGGCCAATGTGCACGACGTGCGGTGGTGGGAATACCTCACCATTCCCGTGGTCTTCCTGATCGCAAACTTCTTCGAATGGGCGGTGCACCGCTTCGTCATGCACCGGCCCTCGAATGTGCCCTTGCTGCGCGCGGTCTACAGCCGCCACACGCTGATGCACCATCAATTCTTCACCGAGGAGGAGATGCGCTTCGCCGATCATCACGACTGGCGCGTCACCTTCTTTCCGCCCTATGCGCTGGTGGTGTTTACCCTGATGTCGATCCCGCCGGCGATCGTCGCGGGCCTTGGGATCTCGGCCAACACCGGCTGGCTGCTGATCGCCACGACGACCTCGATGTACCTGATCTACGAATTCATGCACTTCTGCTGCCACGTCGAGGAAAACGCCTTCGTGCGCAACATGCCCTTCGTCAACACCATCCGCCGGCATCATACCGCCCATCACAACCAGTCGATCATGATGGAGCGGAACATGAACCTGACCTTCCCGGTGATGGACTATGTGTTCGGCACCTCCGATCTCAATCGCGGCCTGCTTGGCCATATCTTCAACGGCTACAGCACGCGCTACGTGAAGACCGACATGCGCCGGACGGCGCGGACGCCGCGGGTCGTGGCGAAGCAGCAATCGATGCCGCATGCCGCAGCTTGA
- a CDS encoding DUF2147 domain-containing protein: MMTVIPDQNGLRKALKQLIHAHLTRRLIVAAFHIPLLGSPAEAAKASDKASDPAGVWLTQSGDARIKVHRCGSALCGRVVWLKEPTDKATGKPQLDDKNADPGQRARPVMGMSLFINMQPAGPNKWAGRIYNADDGKTYESSVTLVSPGTLNVRGCMGTLCAGEDWTR, encoded by the coding sequence ATGATGACGGTAATCCCAGACCAAAACGGCCTGCGCAAGGCCCTGAAGCAGTTGATCCACGCTCACCTCACGCGCCGCCTGATCGTGGCCGCGTTCCACATCCCCCTGCTCGGAAGCCCCGCCGAAGCCGCCAAGGCGAGCGACAAGGCCAGCGATCCGGCCGGCGTCTGGCTGACCCAGTCCGGCGACGCCAGGATCAAGGTCCACCGCTGCGGCAGCGCGCTGTGCGGCCGCGTCGTCTGGCTGAAGGAGCCGACGGACAAGGCCACCGGCAAGCCGCAGCTCGACGACAAGAACGCCGATCCCGGCCAGCGCGCCCGGCCGGTCATGGGCATGTCGCTGTTCATCAACATGCAGCCCGCCGGCCCGAACAAATGGGCCGGCCGGATCTACAACGCCGACGACGGCAAGACCTATGAGAGCTCGGTGACGCTGGTGTCGCCGGGCACGCTGAACGTTCGCGGCTGCATGGGAACGCTGTGCGCCGGCGAAGACTGGACGCGGTGA
- a CDS encoding DUF2975 domain-containing protein encodes MGKSVREQRQLWFRRLDRAFWLIWAALPVVLWLAYDRTTTASATIAESLIGEQAKCAAIVANPLTMSAKGQVLFWSLFALGVSFYAVLIGILHRMVNRFANGRIFVSETLQGVWWMGIFLVVWPFVGTITTIAVTYALYQAGDIKFFLPSYGVDVGTVAGGVFLMALKFVIEQAILLQSENDLTI; translated from the coding sequence ATGGGGAAATCGGTTCGTGAGCAGCGCCAGCTCTGGTTTCGCAGGCTCGATCGGGCGTTCTGGTTGATCTGGGCGGCGCTGCCGGTGGTGCTGTGGCTGGCCTATGACCGCACCACCACGGCGTCGGCGACGATCGCCGAGAGCCTGATCGGCGAGCAGGCGAAGTGCGCGGCCATCGTCGCCAATCCGCTCACCATGTCGGCCAAGGGCCAGGTGCTGTTCTGGTCGCTGTTCGCGCTTGGGGTATCGTTTTACGCCGTGCTGATCGGCATCCTACATCGCATGGTGAATCGATTCGCCAACGGGCGGATCTTCGTGTCCGAAACGCTGCAGGGTGTCTGGTGGATGGGGATCTTCCTGGTGGTCTGGCCGTTTGTGGGTACGATCACGACCATCGCGGTGACCTATGCGCTGTATCAGGCCGGCGACATCAAGTTCTTCCTGCCGAGCTACGGCGTCGACGTCGGCACCGTCGCGGGCGGCGTGTTCCTGATGGCGCTGAAATTCGTGATCGAGCAGGCCATCCTGTTGCAGTCCGAAAACGATCTGACGATCTGA
- a CDS encoding helix-turn-helix transcriptional regulator, translating into MQRDSKLNDEIIRLYESESNLHTLPGVLFGGVGRLVDAEVVSFTEFHRPTWDFRSLISVGDDPEVRARGMQAFAKHMHSHPFWQHDPAFYGERALRESDFFSDEEFVELPIAKEVFLPSGARRIMGIAFEHAGYVVTVVGHRVVGRPAFSDEERDRMQGFRPHILRGYRQAQERTLAALTPSDRLRLAFPALTPRQIEVASWIAQGKSNEEIAGILGVGLDAVKAHVKAINSKIDSDSRRAAIVIAHTTPPFADLPPLWKLGLEG; encoded by the coding sequence ATGCAACGGGACAGCAAACTCAACGACGAGATCATTCGTCTCTACGAATCTGAGTCCAACCTGCACACGCTGCCTGGTGTCCTGTTCGGCGGCGTCGGCCGCCTGGTCGATGCGGAGGTGGTGAGCTTCACCGAGTTCCATCGTCCGACCTGGGATTTCCGGTCGTTGATTTCGGTCGGCGACGATCCGGAGGTTCGTGCCCGCGGCATGCAGGCGTTTGCGAAGCACATGCACTCGCATCCGTTCTGGCAGCACGATCCGGCGTTCTACGGCGAACGCGCGCTGCGCGAGTCGGATTTCTTCAGCGATGAGGAATTCGTCGAGCTGCCGATTGCCAAGGAGGTGTTCCTGCCGTCGGGGGCGCGGCGGATCATGGGGATCGCGTTCGAGCACGCCGGTTACGTGGTCACGGTTGTCGGGCATCGCGTGGTGGGACGGCCGGCGTTCAGCGACGAGGAGCGCGACCGGATGCAGGGTTTTCGTCCGCACATCCTACGCGGCTACCGCCAGGCGCAGGAGCGAACGCTGGCGGCGCTGACGCCGAGCGATCGCCTGCGGCTGGCATTTCCCGCGCTGACGCCGCGCCAGATCGAGGTGGCGTCGTGGATCGCGCAAGGCAAGTCGAACGAGGAGATCGCGGGTATCCTCGGTGTCGGGCTCGATGCCGTGAAGGCGCATGTCAAGGCGATCAACAGCAAGATCGATTCCGACAGCCGGCGCGCCGCGATCGTCATTGCCCACACCACGCCGCCCTTCGCCGACCTGCCGCCGCTGTGGAAGCTCGGCCTGGAGGGGTGA